The following coding sequences lie in one Primulina huaijiensis isolate GDHJ02 chromosome 2, ASM1229523v2, whole genome shotgun sequence genomic window:
- the LOC140969910 gene encoding phytochrome A-like translates to MTSSQPGQSSTSSSRSRHSTRMIAQTSIDAKIHRDFEKSGSLFDYSSSVRTTSAARVDRGPRPDKITTAYLHQIQKGKLIQPFGCLLALDDKSFLVIAYSDNAPEMLTMVSHAVPSVGEHPILGIGTDIKTIFTTPSATALHKALGFGEVSLLNPILVHCKTSGKPFYAIIHRVTGSFIIDFEPVNSHEVPMTAAGALQSYKLAAKAITRLQSLPSGNMERLCDTMVQEVFELTGYDRVMMYKFHDDDHGEVYTEVMKPGLEPYLGLHYPATDIPQAARFLFIKNKVRMICDCRANPVKVLQDEKLPFDLTLCGSTLRAPHGCHSQYMENMNSIASLVMSIVVNEEVEESFNSSQPRKEKRLWGLVVCHHITPRFIPFPLRYACEFLAQVFSIHVNKELELENQMLEKNILRTQTLLCDMLLRDAPLGIVSQSPNIMDLVKCDGAALLYKNQNYSLGLTPNDSQIRDIVSWLDEYHRDSTGLSTDSLHDANFPGALALSDTICGMAAVKITDKDWLFWFRSHTAAEIRWGGARNEPYAEDDGRKLHPRSSFSAFLEVVKERSLPWKDYEMDAIHSLQLILRNAFKDTETTDLNTMAIHTRLNDMRIDGMQELEAVTSEMVRLIETASVPILAVDVDGRVNGWNTKIADITGFPVDEAIGRHFLSLVEDSSADAVNKMLELALQGNEERNVQFEIKTHRSRRDSGPISLVVNACASRDVRENVVGVCFIAQDITAQKSMLDKFTRIEGDYRAIVQNPNPLIPPIFGSDEFGWCSEWNTAMTKLTGWPRDSVINKMLLGEVFGTHIACCRFKNQEAYVNLGIVLNNAAVGQESEKVPFGFFSRSGKYVECLLSAIKKLDGDGEATGVFCFLHLASPELQQALHIQRLTEQTSVKRLRLLAYIRREIKNPLSGIIFSRKMMEGTVLDDEQKSLIRTSVHCQQQLNKILDDTDLDHIIEGYMDLEMVEFKLHEVLIASISQVMMKSNGKGVKITDNLAPNLSKETLYGDSVRLQQVLAAFLLVSVTFIPSEGHLGVAASLKKDSIGESVQLGHVEFRITHSGGGVPQGLLNQMFGDEQEPSEEGISLFISRKLVKLMNGEVQYLREAERSTFIISVELAISNNRT, encoded by the exons ATGACGTCTTCACAACCTGGTCAATCTTCTACAAGCTCTTCAAGATCAAGACATAGCACTAGGATGATTGCTCAGACCTCAATAGATGCAAAAATTCACAGAGACTTTGAGAAATCAGGCAGTTTATTTGACTATTCAAGCTCAGTGCGTACAACAAGTGCTGCCCGAGTAGATCGGGGGCCTAGGCCTGACAAAATTACTACGGCCTACCTCCATCAAATACAGAAAGGAAAGCTGATTCAGCCATTTGGGTGTCTGTTGGCGCTTGATGACAAGTCATTCCTTGTGATTGCCTACAGTGACAATGCTCCTGAAATGCTTACAATGGTGAGTCATGCTGTTCCAAGTGTCGGAGAGCACCCAATACTTGGCATCGGAACTGATATCAAAACCATTTTCACTACTCCTAGCGCTACTGCTTTGCACAAGGCATTAGGATTTGGCGAGGTTTCTCTGTTAAACCCCATCTTGGTTCACTGCAAAACTTCTGGAAAGCCGTTTTATGCTATCATCCACAGAGTTACAGGCAGTTTTATTATCGACTTTGAGCCTGTAAATAGTCACGAGGTTCCGATGACTGCTGCTGGTGCCTTACAATCTTATAAGCTTGCTGCCAAAGCCATTACGAGATTGCAGTCATTACCTAGTGGGAACATGGAAAGGCTCTGTGATACAATGGTGCAAGAAGTTTTTGAACTCACGGGTTATGACCGGGTGATGATGTACAAGTTTCATGATGATGATCATGGGGAAGTGTACACCGAGGTCATGAAGCCTGGGCTTGAGCCTTATTTGGGCTTGCATTATCCTGCCACAGATATCCCTCAAGCTGCCcgatttttattcattaagaataaGGTCAGGATGATCTGCGACTGTAGAGCAAATCCGGTAAAGGTTCTTCAAGACGAGAAGCTTCCTTTCGATCTAACATTATGTGGCTCGACACTCAGAGCTCCTCACGGTTGCCATTCACAATATATGGAAAACATGAATTCGATTGCATCATTGGTAATGTCGATAGTTGTTAATGAGGAAGTTGAAGAAAGCTTCAATTCCTCACAGCCACGAAAGGAAAAAAGGCTTTGGGGGCTAGTGGTTTGCCATCACATAACCCCAAGATTCATCCCTTTCCCTCTCCGTTATGCATGCGAATTTCTTGCCCAGGTGTTTTCCATTCATGTCAACAAAGAATTAGAATTGGAAAATCAGATGCTCGAGAAGAATATTCTGCGAACTCAGACCCTCTTGTGTGATATGCTGTTGCGAGATGCCCCTTTAGGTATTGTTTCACAAAGCCCGAACATAATGGATCTCGTGAAATGTGATGGTGCTGCTCTACTATACAAGAATCAAAACTATAGTCTGGGATTAACTCCAAATGACTCTCAGATTCGCGACATAGTTTCTTGGCTAGATGAGTATCATCGAGATTCCACAGGTTTGAGTACAGATAGCTTACACGATGCCAATTTTCCCGGAGCGCTTGCTCTTAGCGACACTATCTGTGGAATGGCGGCTGTCAAGATAACTGATAAGGACTGGCTTTTCTGGTTCAGGTCGCACACTGCTGCAGAAATTCGTTGGGGTGGAGCCAGGAATGAACCATATGCAGAGGATGATGGCAGGAAGTTGCATCCAAGGTCATCTTTTAGCGCATTCTTAGAGGTTGTCAAGGAACGAAGTTTACCTTGGAAGGACTACGAGATGGATGCCATCCACTCTTTGCAGCTCATTCTACGAAATGCATTCAAAGATACTGAGACTACAGATTTGAACACAATGGCAATTCATACGAGACTTAATGACATGCGAATCGATGGAATGCAAGAGCTTGAAGCAGTGACATCTGAGATGGTCCGACTGATTGAAACTGCATCTGTGCCTATCTTGGCAGTTGATGTGGATGGGCGGGTTAATGGATGGAATACAAAAATTGCTGATATAACCGGTTTTCCTGTTGACGAAGCAATCGGCAGGCATTTTCTTTCACTGGTAGAAGATTCTTCAGCTGATGCAGTGAATAAGATGTTGGAGTTGGCACTTCAAG GGAATGAAGAACGAAATGTTCAGTTTGAGATCAAAACGCACCGGTCAAGGAGAGATTCTGGTCCAATCAGCTTAGTTGTAAACGCTTGTGCAAGCAGAGATGTACGGGAAAATGTTGTGGGAGTCTGCTTTATTGCTCAGGATATAACTGCTCAGAAAAGTATGTTGGACAAATTCACAAGAATTGAAGGAGATTACAGAGCTATAGTACAAAATCCTAATCCACTTATCCCACCTATATTTGGCTCAGATGAATTTGGCTGGTGTTCCGAGTGGAATACAGCTATGACTAAATTAACCGGATGGCCTAGAGACTCTGTGATCAATAAAATGCTTCTGGGTGAGGTCTTTGGAACCCACATAGCTTGTTGCCGATTCAAGAATCAAGAGGCTTATGTGAACCTTGGTATTGTACTCAACAATGCTGCAGTTGGCCAAGAATCTGAAAAGGTACCATTTGGTTTTTTCTCGAGGAGTGGGAAATATGTGGAATGTCTACTTAGTGCGATCAAAAAGTTGGATGGAGATGGCGAAGCAACTGGCGTCTTTTGCTTCCTGCACCTGGCTAGTCCAGAACTCCAGCAAGCACTTCACATTCAACGCTTAACAGAACAAACGTCAGTGAAGAGATTGAGGCTCTTAGCATATATTAGAAGGGAGATTAAGAATCCTCTATCTGGAATTATATTTTCACGAAAGATGATGGAAGGAACTGTCCTCGATGATGAGCAGAAAAGCCTTATTCGCACTAGTGTTCATTGCCAACAGCAGCTAAATAAAATTCTCGATGACACGGATCTTGATCATATAATTGAAGG GTACATGGATTTGGAGATGGTAGAGTTTAAGCTGCATGAGGTGTTGATAGCTTCCATCAGTCAAGTCATGATGAAGAGCAACGGAAAGGGTGTGAAAATAACTGATAATTTAGCTCCAAATCTCTCAAAGGAAACGCTATATGGAGACAGTGTGAGGCTTCAGCAAGTCCTAGCGGCTTTCTTGCTCGTGTCAGTTACTTTCATTCCGAGTGAAGGCCACCTTGGTGTTGCAGCTTCTTTGAAAAAAGATTCTATAGGGGAATCTGTTCAGCTTGGCCATGTAGAATTCAG GATAACACACAGTGGCGGAGGAGTGCCTCAAGGGTTGTTGAACCAAATGTTTGGTGATGAACAGGAACCATCTGAAGAAGGAATCAGCCTTTTTATCAGCCGCAAACTGGTGAAGCTTATGAATGGTGAGGTTCAGTATTTAAGGGAGGCGGAAAGATCCACTTTCATTATATCCGTTGAACTCGCAATCTCAAACAACCGAACATGA